One region of Brassica napus cultivar Da-Ae chromosome A10, Da-Ae, whole genome shotgun sequence genomic DNA includes:
- the LOC106370361 gene encoding uncharacterized protein LOC106370361 isoform X2: protein MNMEGAKRTPLSARKKHKRKSKRLVRSIVTYLKSDAYLYAPLFSDLSPLPPQIHTPPPSNSESSKAEDLHVAGKPQITNLVAVEVSTMREDKRNLRSDTAEHTLNNGRISSSKRSLVILDGQQTGRKRR, encoded by the exons ATGAACATGGAGGGAGCAAAGAGAACTCCACTGAGCGCGAGAAAGAAACACAAGAGGAAAAGCAAGAGACTTGTCAGGAGTATCGTCACCTACCTCAAGTCCGATGCATACTTGTACGCTCCTCTGTTTTCCGATTTGTCACCGCTCCCGCCGCAGATACATACGCCTCCACCGTCTAACTCCGAATCTTCTAAGGCGGAAGACTTGCATGTTGCAG GTAAACCGCAAATAACGAACTTGGTTGCGGTGGAAGTATCAACCATGAGGGAAGATAAAAGGAATCTCAGGTCAGACACTGCAGAGCATACATTGAATAACGGAAGGATCAGCTCTTCGAAACGATCACTTGTCATCTTAGACGGACAACAAACTGGA AGGAAAAGACGGTGA
- the BNAA10G11660D gene encoding uncharacterized protein BNAA10G11660D gives MRCRALHVGRRKRVMVNVSSRKLMSRLRRMVAPETSFSDEFDGDTLYRLTADHILLLQARVQLLRRISSLYGL, from the coding sequence ATGAGGTGCAGAGCGCTTCACgtaggaagaagaaagagagtgaTGGTTAATGTGAGCTCGAGGAAGCTCATGAGCCGTCTCCGTCGGATGGTTGCTCCAGAAACGAGTTTTTCTGATGAATTTGACGGTGACACACTTTATCGTCTCACGGCTGATCACATTTTGCTCCTCCAAGCAAGAGTCCAACTTCTTCGTCGTATTTCTTCTCTATATGGTCTATAG
- the LOC106370361 gene encoding uncharacterized protein LOC106370361 isoform X1, with amino-acid sequence MNMEGAKRTPLSARKKHKRKSKRLVRSIVTYLKSDAYLYAPLFSDLSPLPPQIHTPPPSNSESSKAEDLHVADCEAGKPQITNLVAVEVSTMREDKRNLRSDTAEHTLNNGRISSSKRSLVILDGQQTGRKRR; translated from the exons ATGAACATGGAGGGAGCAAAGAGAACTCCACTGAGCGCGAGAAAGAAACACAAGAGGAAAAGCAAGAGACTTGTCAGGAGTATCGTCACCTACCTCAAGTCCGATGCATACTTGTACGCTCCTCTGTTTTCCGATTTGTCACCGCTCCCGCCGCAGATACATACGCCTCCACCGTCTAACTCCGAATCTTCTAAGGCGGAAGACTTGCATGTTGCAG ACTGTGAAGCAGGTAAACCGCAAATAACGAACTTGGTTGCGGTGGAAGTATCAACCATGAGGGAAGATAAAAGGAATCTCAGGTCAGACACTGCAGAGCATACATTGAATAACGGAAGGATCAGCTCTTCGAAACGATCACTTGTCATCTTAGACGGACAACAAACTGGA AGGAAAAGACGGTGA